A single genomic interval of Pedosphaera parvula Ellin514 harbors:
- a CDS encoding glutathione S-transferase family protein, protein MTVKALFPKEQLENGEFNRQEDAFREWISNDGSTPYPAVAGRYHLYISLACPWASRTLIVRNLKGLQSAIGVTVVDPVRDERGWAFRDGPGFSHDPVNHFAFLSEAYQATDPDFDGRVTVPVLWDKQTNKIINNSEDDICRMFNDVFNSIGKAEVDLFPKAIEAEQAKLSAFIYNNVNNGVYKAGFAISQRAYEKGCRAVFSALDELETRLATSRYLFGHRIVEADWRLFCTLIRFDAVYYLHFKCNLRRIVDYPNLHGYLLDLYQQPGIAETVNMDHIKRHYYMTHEEINPTRIVPLGPELDFDRPHGRERL, encoded by the coding sequence ATGACTGTGAAGGCCTTATTTCCCAAAGAACAACTGGAAAATGGTGAATTCAATCGCCAGGAGGACGCATTCCGAGAATGGATTTCCAACGATGGTTCCACGCCCTACCCAGCCGTTGCCGGCCGCTATCATCTCTATATCTCCCTAGCCTGCCCGTGGGCCAGCCGCACGCTCATCGTGCGAAATCTTAAAGGGTTGCAGTCCGCCATCGGCGTCACGGTTGTCGATCCGGTCCGGGACGAACGCGGTTGGGCCTTTCGCGACGGACCTGGTTTTAGCCATGATCCGGTCAATCACTTCGCCTTCCTGAGCGAAGCTTATCAGGCCACTGATCCGGACTTCGATGGCCGGGTTACCGTCCCCGTCCTTTGGGATAAACAAACCAACAAGATCATCAATAACTCCGAAGACGATATCTGTCGGATGTTCAATGACGTTTTCAACTCCATCGGCAAAGCAGAGGTGGATCTATTTCCCAAAGCTATCGAAGCCGAACAGGCAAAACTGAGTGCCTTCATTTATAACAACGTCAATAACGGTGTTTACAAAGCCGGTTTCGCCATCTCGCAACGCGCTTACGAAAAAGGCTGTCGAGCTGTCTTCTCCGCCTTGGATGAACTTGAAACTCGCCTCGCCACCAGTCGCTATCTTTTTGGACATCGGATCGTTGAAGCCGATTGGCGGCTTTTCTGCACCTTGATCCGCTTCGATGCCGTCTATTATCTCCACTTCAAATGCAATCTTCGCCGTATCGTTGATTATCCAAACCTGCACGGTTATTTGCTCGATCTTTACCAACAGCCGGGCATTGCCGAAACCGTAAACATGGACCACATCAAGCGTCATTACTACATGACCCATGAAGAGATAAATCCCACGCGGATCGTGCCGCTCGGCCCCGAACTTGACTTCGACCGCCCCCATGGCCGCGAGCGGCTGTAA
- a CDS encoding EcsC family protein — protein MASYSQMNVPPVIPAMMRTELKDLKVAKYLLENPGLTIRMANLLGSPLEKGFAMLPANWSVAVNKAAKSALTKALETAVATLGRKSPRRSRELFHKVLVGASGGIGGAFGLAALPIELPISTTIMLRSIADIARSEGHDIALIETKLECLEVFALGGTRKTDDASESMYWLTRAALSKTVSEAATYITQKGALNETAPVIVRLINEIASRFGVMVSEEVAAKAIPIIGAAGGGLINVLFIAHFQDMARGHFIVKRLEAKYGMAQVKEAYDQIAV, from the coding sequence ATGGCATCGTACTCGCAGATGAACGTTCCACCCGTGATTCCAGCAATGATGCGCACAGAATTGAAGGATTTGAAGGTCGCGAAATATCTACTCGAAAATCCCGGTTTAACCATTCGCATGGCAAACCTGCTGGGATCTCCGCTGGAAAAAGGCTTCGCCATGCTCCCAGCCAATTGGTCTGTTGCTGTAAACAAAGCCGCCAAATCAGCTTTGACCAAGGCCCTCGAAACTGCCGTCGCGACGTTGGGCCGAAAAAGCCCACGGCGTTCCAGGGAATTGTTTCATAAGGTTCTCGTCGGAGCTTCGGGCGGAATCGGCGGGGCCTTCGGTCTTGCTGCGTTGCCGATCGAACTACCCATTTCCACCACCATCATGCTCCGCTCGATCGCTGATATCGCCCGAAGCGAAGGCCATGACATCGCCCTCATTGAGACAAAGCTCGAATGTCTCGAAGTCTTTGCCTTGGGAGGCACTCGCAAAACCGATGACGCGAGCGAGAGCATGTATTGGCTCACCCGTGCTGCGCTAAGCAAGACCGTTTCCGAAGCCGCTACTTACATCACACAAAAAGGCGCACTCAATGAAACCGCGCCGGTCATCGTTCGCTTGATCAATGAGATTGCCTCGCGCTTCGGCGTCATGGTTTCCGAGGAGGTGGCAGCCAAAGCCATTCCCATTATCGGCGCGGCGGGCGGCGGATTGATCAACGTTCTCTTTATCGCTCACTTTCAAGACATGGCCCGCGGCCACTTCATCGTGAAACGCCTCGAAGCCAAATACGGCATGGCCCAAGTCAAGGAAGCTTACGACCAGATCGCAGTCTAA